In one window of Pseudorasbora parva isolate DD20220531a chromosome 7, ASM2467924v1, whole genome shotgun sequence DNA:
- the LOC137083866 gene encoding C-C chemokine receptor type 4-like, whose translation MVTNSTIDLNYNASSSVNGRHADEPFTKAQYDNSEFYDEYIDPSAYSCVYGSYGASFFPVLYSLFFVVGFLGNMLVVWVVLMGVKLRSMTDICLLNLAIADLLLVSSLPFLAHYARDQWVFGGFMCTMVLSFYYIGFYSGIFFIVLMSVDRYLAVVHAVFALRVRTRKYGIFASLVIWIIAVFASFPELMYLKTIDVNNQTYCIHYPTHDQKSYQYSRIIGIFKRNIMGLILPLIVIGFCYSMILKRLWTAGSSRRQAVRLVIVVMVVFFCCWVPYNVASFVKALELNELITPSCDSSKTIGLSLQITEALAYSHSCLNPIIYMFVGEKFRRHLFKLPSVDCT comes from the exons ATGGTAACCAACTCCACCATTGATCTAAATTATAATGCATCATCCAG TGTGAATGGACGACATGCTGATGAGCCATTTACCAAAGCACAATATGACAATTCCGAGTTCTACGATGAATATATTGATCCATCTGCGTATTCCTGTGTTTATGGAAGTTATGGAGCTAGCTTCTTCCCTGTGTTATACTCCCTGTTTTTTGTGGTGGGCTTTCTGGGGAACATGCTTGTGGTCTGGGTGGTCTTGATGGGTGTGAAGCTGAGAAGCATGACTGACATCTGTCTCCTGAACCTGGCTATAGCTGACCTGCTGCTGGTGTCCTCTCTTCCCTTCCTGGCACACTATGCCAGAGATCAGTGGGTCTTTGGAGGTTTTATGTGCACTATGGTCCTCAGTTTCTACTACATCGGATTCTACAGTGGGATATTCTTTATTGTCCTGATGAGTGTTGATCGATACTTAGCTGTAGTTCACGCTGTGTTTGCCTTGAGAGTCAGAACAAGAAAATATGGGATCTTTGCCAGTTTGGTCATATGGATCATTGCTGTTTTTGCATCCTTTCCTGAGTTAATGTACCTCAAAACCATAGATGTGAACAATCAAACGTACTGTATACATTATCCGACACATGATCAAAAGTCTTACCAATATTCAAGGATAATTGGTATCTTTAAAAGGAATATCATGGGTTTAATTCTCCCTCTTATTGTTATTGGATTTTGTTACTCAATGATTCTGAAGAGACTCTGGACAGCTGGCTCATCCAGGAGGCAGGCCGTACGTCTTGTCATCGTTGTGATGGTGGTCTTTTTCTGCTGTTGGGTTCCATACAATGTTGCATCTTTTGTGAAAGCCTTAGAGCTGAATGAACTCATAACAccgtcctgtgacagcagtaagACAATCGGTCTGAGTCTGCAGATCACAGAAGCTCTGGCTTACTCACACAGCTGCTTGAATCCCATTATCTATATGTTTGTGGGAGAGAAATTTAGGAGGCATCTTTTCAAACTCCCTTCAGTAGACTGCACCTGA